A single genomic interval of Camelus bactrianus isolate YW-2024 breed Bactrian camel chromosome 15, ASM4877302v1, whole genome shotgun sequence harbors:
- the LOC141573332 gene encoding uncharacterized protein LOC141573332 — translation MGEGAGGPRSGRGREGGRGEVRRPEGRGGAGGGEGGEGRGEGRRGRGRVGREAAESLHRPDAAAAADAAAILIERSGCARLFPSGRRSRREATSALIPPPPALSSPPALPPFPPHTRRTPHTPPRLARRPPFPLPSGLPALGPPPPRARPPRPARISVSGRKGNAKPARPRGESGYDTWRSCSDPETSLWARSKSQSIEDDSRKKRSGYLVALFKS, via the exons atgggggagggggccggcGGTCCCCGGAGCGGGCGGGGGAGAGAAGGGGGGCGAGGGGAGGTGCGCAGGCCGGAGGGGCGCGGAGGCGCCGGCGGCGGGGAAGGGGGGGAAggacggggggaggggaggagggggagggggcgggtggGGAGAGAAGCAGCAGAGTCACTTCACCGACCAgacgccgcggccgccgccgacGCCGCCGCCATTTTAATAGAGCGTTCGGGCTGCGCTCGGCTCTTTCCGTCCGGGCGAAGGAGCCGACGAGAAGCGACTAGCGCTCTCATTCCTCCGCCTCCCGCCCTCTCTTCGCCTCCCGCCCTCCCACCTTTCCCTCCGCACACACGCCGCACGCCCCACACCCCGCCGCGGCTGGCTCGCCgccctccctttcctcttccgTCCGGCCTCCCCGCCCTCGGTCCACCCCCTCCGCGCGCTCGCCCACCCCGCCCAGCCCGGATCTCTGTCAGCGGCCGGAAGGGAAACGCCAAGCCAGCGCGGCCGCGGGGGGAGTCCGG TTATGATACCTGGAGAAGCTGCAGCGATCCTGAAACAAGCCTATGGGCAAGAAGCAAAAGCCAAAGCATTGAAGATGACAGTAGAAAGAAGAGGTCTGGGTATTTGGTGGCATTGTTTAAAAGCTGA